The Halictus rubicundus isolate RS-2024b chromosome 18, iyHalRubi1_principal, whole genome shotgun sequence genome contains the following window.
CATTCCATTCATTCCTCCTCGAAAAACCGAACGTTCAATAGACATCATTTCGCCCGGGGCGTATCGACAAGTTTAAACGATGAAGTTGGAAGTATCCGTTCAACAGATTGCCCTGATTGAAACTCCTCGCAACGAGAAGTCTGTATAATTCGCGCGGATCCGTCTGGACCGAAAGAAAGATCCGCGGAAACGGAAATTAATGGCTTTTTTCTTACGCGAAGAAATACAGCGGACCCGAGAAGTGTTTCGACACGGAAcacccgattctcgaaaaattctcTGCACTCGAACTGTGATCACTTCTGTGAAATATGGAAGAATTATACAGAGTAGAATTGAGTCGAAgaaattcttataattatttaatcttaaatgtaaagaaatttcaagctgcaaattaatttcaaaagaattattatttaaattaaatttagagAAATTTAAACAGTTTTAACTTTAATTTTAGAGAAATTTCCAGTTCAGAATTAatttgaaaagaattattaagtAAATTAAATTTAGAGAAATCTAAATAGCTTTAACTTCAGTTTTAGAGTAACTTCaagtttaaaattaattttaaaagaattatatacaatagaattaattaaaaaaaattcttataattttttaacttcAATAGGAATAAGGTGACCTTCGAATTTGATCTGTACTCTTTATTGTTCATACATTCGAGGAGCTAAAATTATTGTAAACTGAAAGATGCGACGATACAAAATCACTGGTACTGGCCAAATCGCTAAAATCATATTTTTGTAGTCTTCACAGATTCGGAGTTGGTCTCCATGTTTACAACTCAGTCTCTTCCTTCTGTCTACCGGTTTGGCAGCAGTGTTGTAGTTTGGTGCGGTCATCGGGATGCAATGACAAATTGGTGGGGCATTCTTTATCGAGGCATATCCTGTCTTCCTTCCCATGACAAATGCCGTCGCAATAGCACTGGTATCGGACGATTCGTATGACGTGAAGGTCTCCAACGTCCGTGAAAGTGTAATAATTTCCGGTCCTCAGCAGTAACAGCTCGTCTTCGTCGTTGATGCTCAGAAACATTACGTTGGTATCGTTGACCGTCAAGACTCGTTCGGGCATGATTGCAGCGAACTGATCTTTCGTGGCTTTCAGATCGGTCATTTCTTTGTGGGCTCGCTGTAAGAAACGCAAGTCCACTGTTAACAATTTGATTGCCGATCCAGGAACGTGAAAAGCACCACGAAACTGATGTatttagtaaaataaaaataggaaagTTAATGTTACAatgcaggcctgggcaactggtggctcgcgagccacaagcgaatcctcttcccactcctgagaccccccaccatgctcctatgggAGTGTGAGACAAAAGGGTGGGGGACTAGGAACCTCTTCCCCTTCCTATACAGGAAGGGGAATTGAGAGATTAGGAGAGGGGAGCCTGTACACTGGtggtgggggtcgtgaagcgcCGGCGGGGAGGAAGTTGTCCAGGCCATGCTATTTaacataatattttacaaactaTATGTTTATTTTGTTGGAAAATATATACTATATTTTAACAAGAAATGTAGAAGCAGAACCGCTCGCAATCCCGAAGGGAAAACAATAAACAATGCAATGTTAACGAACGGATCACGTTGTTTGTACAGGCTCATGCCTTTTATACTTTCAAACTTTTAAACTTTTTGCATTTTGCAGATCCTGAGCAAATGTGGTGCGCCGCAGTCAACGAGGTTAATCGATAGCGTGTAGTCTGTGTACAGGTAATGTAAAAGTTAATATCTATCCAGTGAATTTTCAAGAATATTTCACGACAGCCAAATTACTTGAAAATTCACCATTTACAGCAGTGTGGTATGTCTCATTGGAGCGGGTATGAAAGGTGTTTTTAATTTCAGATGGAAGGTCGATGCTAAAAGAATAAGGACACGGCCAGTCTTCAGCGTCGTACGAGCGCAGACTGCTGCGGTTCTATGTAACATGTCCATAGAAAATAATCAAAGCGAGCCAGCTCGGATGACCGAGATAGCTGAAGAACAGGAACTTTCcacattattaatttttaaaagaagATGCTTTTCATTCCATCCGTCGGGCATGAAACATTGTACGACGAGAACCGTCTTCAACGATATTTTTACCTTCACTGAAACCGGGACGGGTATCGTTTATTCCGGCAAAATCCCGTTAATTAATTACACGTGGAACGAATTCGAAGCGTTGAAACATGGGAAGATTAAGAGATATTTTTACGTTGGAAATTGGATCTTCTGTTAATTCGCAAGTCTACGTTTACCGTCGCGAGTACAGGACCATGTGTTatcatttgggacatatatagaggtcACCCTTCGCGGACGCGTGTCTGTCGGCAGTCGCCCAAGCATTACTatgaataatttaaaaagaaatcgtTGCTCTGAAGGAGTATCAAGCTCCCGAAGCAATACACCTCGGTATAAAATCCCGTTTCACCgggaaaataaatatattccgtccgcaaagggttaacctccGTCACAGGGGAAGCTGGTGAACGCGGGCTCGTCGATTCTTAACGACCCTCGTCAATTGTTACGACTTAGGACGCGTCAAAACAcggtgtgtttttttttttacctgtATAGCGTACGGGTTCCGTTTATCCTCGTTAAGTTTCCACCACTTGGAGTGAGCGGCGTTGTACGCGCTCAGCGCTCTTTCGTATTCCGGATAAATATCGGTACCCAGGCTCTTATAGCCGAAAGCGCCAGCTGCGTTGGTATTGCCGTCCGTCCCGTAAGAGCTGCCGCCGAGGAACCAGACGGTGTACTCCctcaaaattggaaattgctCGGTACGCAGATAccaatataatgaaaaatatagagCGAGCTCCTGATTGGGTCCGCCGTTGCCGGGCCCCCGGCATAGTTCGACGGTTTGCCGGCCCCCTAACAAAAGACATAGCCCCAGGCCCCATTTGTCTTTCGCCGGGAATATCTCGTGCACCTTCTTGTCGGTCAACGGGCATACCGGGCTCTCCCTCATCTCCAGATACATGTCCAGCTGATTGATCTTACCTTCGACCGCCAGGATCATCAGGGAGGTGATTCTCACGTATTCCTGGGCGAACTCCCGAACCTTCCCGGTGCAGACGGAGTTCAGTTTCACCGGGAACAAGCCCAATTTGAACACCTCCACGGCCATACACTCCATGGCGTCCGCGTTGCAGGCTATCACGTACTCGTGGACGAACCTGTACTTTTTGTTCTCGGTCACCTGCTTGTCCGCCGCCATTGTCCACGGAATCGTTTCCTCCACCAGCTCCCTCACGCTCTGCGACATTCTCTCCAGCACCCTGTACTTCGCTAGGATCTTCATCGCCGAGTCGTCCTTCGGATCGTACACGCAAGGCCCGCCGGAAAGCTGGGACATCGGCTCCGCGGAAACGTCCGACGTGATCAGAACGATCACTCTCGCCGGAAACGCCATACGTGCTAGATCTCCACCTGAAATACCGGGTATTCATTCCAGTTTCGGtagtacagcgatttctcgatatatgtcgccgaggagtggatggtaaacgtcgcggaatcatccccactaccgcgaggtatactccgtgaggagtCACGACTCCGTGAGGagtcggacgccgaggagtgtaaacataacacgggcaggtctcctggacgatacaagacccgtgtcgttgacatgtatcgagaattcgctgcaTTTATCACAATATCAGTAAGTAAATTAATTTCCCCGAAAAACTTTGTTGCAAAGTTCGTAAAAGTGATGAGAAATATTGTTAATAGTAAATTTGTGGGCATGAGAAATTTGTTTAACATGTGTCCCCCCCCTTCTATACTTCCGAATATTTTCTCGAAGCACTGTTGTATAACCGATCGATCACAAAGATCGTGCACGCAAATGTGTTAATCTCTCACCTCGGATAGCAGACAGCTTGTTCCTGACTGTGTTAATCTCCTCGGGAGTTGCGTCAGCTGCTATCAGTCTGTTTATTGCTCTAAGTTTATCCCTGAGCGGAATTTGTTCCCGCGGACAACAGAGTAGATCGTCGATCCCGCGCGATAGCATCACGATTAACAGATCCTTCCTCTTCAATTTCTTGCAGTAGTGGAGCATTTTTCTGGTGGTCGTGATGGACCTCTCGTCCGGAAGCCCGTGCGACCCGGCCTCGACGTAGGAGATGGCACTGTCCAACCTCGGGAACGCTTCCGGGTAGCTCCACATCCGGAAAATCGATTTACGTGGCACGATCACCCATCCTTTCTTCAATTGTCTGCCGACGATTCGCTCAAACGCGGCGCTCATCGTGATTGCCTCTTTGCCCCAGCCAACTAAATGCAAGTTTTTCTTCACCTTGTATTTCACTCCCTTAATCGACAGGATCGACTTCCCGTCGAATTTGATTTTCTCCGGCAGAATCACGG
Protein-coding sequences here:
- the LOC143363015 gene encoding glycerate kinase, which produces MAKPSKKKAAPKRRRPKVKDPEKEEETRKRVAAIEERRQRVIDEVKRSLYERRMDKIAIEKGRLEKEEKFREKDKRDASKEGSEKLMLEIREDMSRAVEKGIKCVYTSVILPEKIKFDGKSILSIKGVKYKVKKNLHLVGWGKEAITMSAAFERIVGRQLKKGWVIVPRKSIFRMWSYPEAFPRLDSAISYVEAGSHGLPDERSITTTRKMLHYCKKLKRKDLLIVMLSRGIDDLLCCPREQIPLRDKLRAINRLIAADATPEEINTVRNKLSAIRGGDLARMAFPARVIVLITSDVSAEPMSQLSGGPCVYDPKDDSAMKILAKYRVLERMSQSVRELVEETIPWTMAADKQVTENKKYRFVHEYVIACNADAMECMAVEVFKLGLFPVKLNSVCTGKVREFAQEYVRITSLMILAVEGKINQLDMYLEMRESPVCPLTDKKVHEIFPAKDKWGLGLCLLLGGRQTVELCRGPGNGGPNQELALYFSLYWYLRTEQFPILREYTVWFLGGSSYGTDGNTNAAGAFGYKSLGTDIYPEYERALSAYNAAHSKWWKLNEDKRNPYAIQRAHKEMTDLKATKDQFAAIMPERVLTVNDTNVMFLSINDEDELLLLRTGNYYTFTDVGDLHVIRIVRYQCYCDGICHGKEDRICLDKECPTNLSLHPDDRTKLQHCCQTGRQKEETEL